Genomic DNA from Limanda limanda chromosome 8, fLimLim1.1, whole genome shotgun sequence:
tataaagtatttcaatataaaagggcccattctagggttaggaaaacaacaattcgtccAGTTTGGATGaaacacacgagtgaaaacaccacaaggattattttacacactggaccttcaaACTTGCACAGTGTTGCTTTGAGGTCCCACCTCTGCAGATTGATTCTTACCAGGAGGGACACGCTCACTCCACCAGCAGACTCCCCAATTATCGTTACGGAGCTTGGGTCTCCGCCAAAGCTGTGAATGTGCTTCTGGGTCCACCTCAGAGCTTCAACCTGGTCCAACAAGCCAAAGTTCCCGGACATGTGCTCATCTCCAGTGCTGCAGAGAACCATATACTGTAGTTATAGTCTACCAGGCTACGTTCGCACAAGCTGGTTAAGTGAGCAGATTTTCACACTTTGTTCACATGTGGCATAGGTCGGGACCAAAGTAGGAGAATGTAATCCTTGTATTTTCGTTGTAACTGTGCTTAGAAAGTCCATTCGTTTTTTACCTGAGAAGGCCCAGGAATCCCAAGCGGTACTGGATCATAACTATGACCACATCCTGGTAAGCAGCCAGGGCGGAGCAATCATAAATTGAGGCTGACCCAATAGTAAACGCTCCGCCATGGATCCAGACCATGACCTgttcaaaaacagaaacacccTCATGTTCAGACATTATGAATTTCTTAAAAGTAATCAAACCAAGTAATCAAACTTTTCCAGAGCTAAACCTAAGTGATGGATTTTGTTCACATTACATCGACTCAGCTCTTACCACCataaactctcttgacatcttggTCGGTGTCTTCTAAGCGTATTGCTCTGCTTTTTCATACTGagaattattttttcatttttgcacacacatgcaacaagGACTTCTTACCGGGAGCTTGGCATCTTTAGATCTGTTTGCAGGAGTGTAGATGTTGAGGTAGAGGCAGTCTTCTGAAATGTCCGGGACATGTGCCACCCCCATGTCGATTTTAGCCATCAGATCTATAACCATCTGTTTATTCTGAACACACCTGAAAGGGGGAAGTATTTCATCAACAAGTATTGGTAGTGATACCCACCGGTGGGACATGCAACAGCTGGGGCACATGGATGCCTTACATGGGCGGCTGCTTGGTAGCGTCTCTCATTCCCTCCCATCCCTCTGCAGGCTGGGGTGCAGCCAGTCTCAGAGCAGGGCCTACAGGTGGCTTGGCAAACGGGACCGCTAGGAAGGCGTGGACCCCGGGCTCCTTCCCCTTCACACTCACATACTCACCTCTCAGGCTCCCGAGCTCCGTGTGAACTTCAGGTGCTGTCAGAATAAAGTGGGACTCAGTAGAGAATCCGAATGTGACACTTCACAAGGACAAAATCATTAAGTTTAGATTTGTAACAAATATAAGGTCTCCAAACATTCAGGTTCTTCACGAGGAGGTTGTATCATATTACACATTCCTGGTCATTATCTACCTGTGGGTGAGTGGGGGATACACCCTCAGTTCCAAGCCCTGTGTTGGTCAGTTTACGTGAGAATGAAATCAATATGACAAAGAGTTATCTTAAATGGAGGATCAGTGTGCGTGTGACACGATGTTCACCTTTGAATGCACAGTATCACCACTGGATGTAAAGTCTAAAATGTGAACTGATAAGAGTACGGACATAGCCAAACTGGACGGAGCACCAGTTCTTCAGACTAACAGTGTAATCAGATCCAAAGATAATGCGTTTCATGTATTATGAGAGATCAGCATGCAGAGAAATTAGTTTTCTCATAAATACTTATCGGCCTGCAGCATcacaatgacaaacaaaaatagaaaataatcctCAAAGTCTGCTTGTGTTTTGCATCTAATCTCTCGACCGAAATTTAATTTCTGTCAGAACATATTACGCAAGTATGGTAACGATACTCTCTTAACCATATATTGGATTAACTTGAAGCAGGTTCTTCCTAAATGGTTAAAACTGCTAATGTGCATGGGGTGTTGTTTTCACCTTTGAACACAGAGGCTTTCACCAAATGTAGGTGTAAGGTGAGGTCTGAGTTCAGCGAGAGTCTAACTGAGCACAAGTTCTACAGGTTGACAAAGTTGCAGGCAGCTCCCTGGTTCTCCCAGTTATTTTCTGGTGGTGTACTCACCCTGtgggtcagcagcagcagcagcagcagcagcacagacactcAGCACTGACAGGAGACGGAGGACAGTTTGCTTTGCACGGGACTCCAtggtctctctccttctttcggGCTCAGCACACAGGAAGCACCGCCTGCGAAGTTGAGCAACTACAACTCGGTGTCGAGCCGCGGGGACGGTTTCTCTAACGCAAGGGAGCGCGCCTGATGTAAAGGGGAGGTGGGATGACGGGACAGCGCCTCGATTTCACCCCAATGTAGAAGACTCGCTAATTCACCGTAATGTAAAGAGTTTTAATTAGCAAGTTTTTTTACGCTATCAGATGGCTCAGCAATTAAGATGAATgcttgaatatgaatatatatatatgctattTCATAATAGTAATACAGttattattgataataatatacGAAATATATGACACGTATTTCGTaagatcatattttattttctataaatatataggTGCTTTATATAAAAGGTCAGTGATATGATCTGAACTCCAACGCACAGAGGAAGGACGCTCTCCTCTGAGAAGTAAACATACTGACCTGCCACAAAAATCCATTTTCACTGGAGTTTACACGACAGTCCAGATCATGGGTTTTAGAAGATACTTCCgctgatgtttttcctgttaAATGTCAAATCTTAACAACTGAATTCTGTTCACCTCAAATGTTCGGTGATGCAAGAAAACCCCAGACATTATTCAAACCAAATATTTGTAAAAGCCCATAATTCACCAGTGGTATGATGCTCTTTGGGATTTTGGGAGAACAGACCATTTAAAGAGTAGGACTGGCAGAATATTTTTCTGCTGACTTCTAGTGGTTAAACCTCTTGcttgtattttttattgatttattcataTAAATGTATCAAGATCATTGTTTTGAAAACATCATTAATCTACATATGTACATGAATCCACCCCaattaaacttttttaaatatacaatatatctgtatatacagtctatgtttaaCTGCAGATTCATTATACTTCATGCAGGGACCTTGGTCTCCCTCTGGCAGCCATTGGTATGTACTACACTGGtagagatttaaaaacaatatcctGCATCTATCTACTCAATGTTGTTTAAGATAAAGACTAAACAATGTCCATTCTCACAGGAACATCAGCCCGAACAGATGAAGATCAAGAGCGTAGACTGTTTATGAATTTAAACAGTGTATCCTTACTGTTTACATTCATGAACTAAATAAACACATCGCGTTGCATTTGTTTTGCaatgaaagcaacaaaaaaaaacaatttagatatttatattttatgctATTTCATATTTCAGAGTGAAATGTGAACCTTTACACAAGTTTGTGTCAATCCTGCCAAGAATTAATCCCCTGCAGCGATGTTTGTAATGATGAACTCAGCTCTGTTTAGTTTTTGTATGTGCGAATGTAATAATaacaggctgtcgtgttggcaggacttcaaccacctattcattgcacaatatgtaacactatgtaaatttaaaaacaaaaataaaaaaattaattaattaaaattaaattaaaaaaaaatcgatacacatgtgtatcatgaccagacaaacaaaaaagtctacacattttattgtatttagttagttagttatttattataagaTGTATGACTATAATGAGGTTTCTTTTCAGGGCAAAATAGtgaatcattaaaaaaacactggcCAACACTTTTATATCAGAGTGCAACTTTACTAAATTTGGCAGAAAAAATATTGCATTATGATTTCCTCTCAACTGAAGTACTTATTTTGAATCCATTTCCATGTCTGTATGCCCTCTGCACCCAGCTATTGAGTGATTTGCCTTTGAAAAGTGTTGCTTTGTACTATTTTAAATGCGCCTGATttagtgaaaaacaaacataagaTTGACCTATTAAACTGCTCACATCCGACTTCAGGAAGCTTTCCAGCTTAAGCACTCTtctcaataataaaacaaacaaaccgaaAAGAGccctgtcatctgtgtttctatggtttgtactgtatgtgtaaCATAGCTGTAGAAAAAGAGCATTCTCAATTATCCTCTAACCCTGACAAATGACCCGAGTGTGCTTCATAAGTCCAAACAGCCTTAAAACAAGTTCATAGTAACAAAGGTAGATCACTAACACATCACGCTTTCTTATTCCTTGAAGATATTTGCCCTAGTATTAAACTGATGATCAATATAAGCgggataaatatatattcatacaaCTTTAACTTACTACACCTGACAGGCAAACGTTTTGAAGGCTAATAGTTTGACTTTCAAAACTTTGTGGGATACATCCTAAAGGTTACAATAAGTACAACAAGGGTTTTTCAGTTGTTTAGAATTTTTATTTCCCCCCTTCACAAATGTCTCATAATATATCTAACATACTTGTTTGTGGTTAATGATTTCAAAGTGGATGGAATGGTGAAAGGAGAGCGGACTCTTCTACAGCTCGCCGCGCTCCACCTGCTCTGCGTATCGTCGGGGCTTCTCTGGGAGAGTCTGAGTCATGAAGACAAACCGCTCCTTCTTCAGCTGCCGAGCAGGTGTCTGCTCCTTCAGTGCAATCGACAGgtattcttcttctgctccataCTTAGGCCAGTGGACAAGGCCGTCCCCATTAGGAGAACTACACaagcgtgcacacacaaacacacaggttatAGATACGTTTGTCATACCTCCATGTATATATAGTTGGGCCAACATGTGTAGCCAAAAGCCTGCAACcaaatgtttcctttgttcTGAAGACAAAGGAGAGGTTCCAGAACTCAGTCCCAGGTGCTTCATCTTCACACCTTCAGGTGTTAAGCCTGCCCCGGGACACACCTTTCCACCACTATTGGTCATTGTGTGCCTCATGACGTAACCAGACCAATAAAAGCCCAGTTCCCTctgacttctctctcttctctgctcctgGAGGGTTACCTCTCCCTACCCAAGCCCTTTCGACCTCCAAGCAGGCATGTCTGGTGCAGACTGCTCACACCTTCCAAAAGGCAGTGACGCGAGAGCCTGCCTAAGAACTTCAGAACGGAACAGGAACCACAACCAGCAACACCACTTCACAAGACTTCAAACAGCATCTCAAACGGGACCTTTTCATGACCTGGCACCAACCCCTCACACACTCATCTCCCCCGAAACCTAACACATACAGTGGTGGCCAAAATTATTAGAACACTTGGCATATTTAAGaggtttcagttgtttttgttgaattgGCCATTAAAATACCCATTAAACGAATGGAATATCTACAAAGTCATCAATTATGCTCTATAAACCATAGAATAGAGCCATCATAATGAGATTTAGGTAATTTTCCTTACAAACAACAAGCTTAGCCAAGGCCTTGAGATGCAGTCCAAGCACTGTAAAAAATACTTTAGACCGCCATGAGGCCACCAATTAACACTAGAACCGAAAGGGGAGAGGTTGAAAAAAGAAACTTTCTGACAGACAAGTGAAGTATCTCAAAATTCTCAGTCTTAAGGACCGAAGAAAGACCTCACGAGAACTGCGTGATGAGATCAACACCACAATGACTGATGGTGCAACAGTGTCTTCAAGAACTGTGCGACGGAAACTGGGAGAAGAAGGACTTGTTGGCAGAATAGCAGCAAAGAAACCATtactgagagagaaaaatagagtGAAACGCCTATAATTTGCAAAAGATCACAAGAAATGGACAAAAGTGTCAGGGTTTTTGGACTGCGGTACCCTTAAATGACCATGTGGGGTCCTCAGTGTTCCTTTTCTTCTGTCacatgtgttttgatttgattgtttcattgtgttcaCCTGTGCGTTATCTGCCAGCCTTTATAAGTCACCTgattctctttgtgtttgccGAGTCTTGGAATTGACAACCTTGAGCTCAGTATGTGTGTTAATCAGAGAACCTCTTGTCTATATACTATTCCTTTGTTGAACCTTTTTTTGTCTTGAGATCTTTCTTGTGACCTGTTTTTGGACATCCTAAGTTTACTCTGTTATTGACCAGACTGTGTTTTTTAGTTGTCTGGTAGTATTCTTAGTTGCTGTTAAAACCAGATGCCTGAACTAAGTAAAGatacctttttttccccctacaAACAACTTGTCCGTGTCTATCTCTGCATCTGAGTCATCACCCCTCATAGCCCAGTGGTAGGCAATCTGCCTCTCTCACGGGAGACCCAGGATCAAATCCCGACGATTCCTACAAAAGGTAGATTGGTATAAAGTGTTGTGGACTGATGAGTCCAAGTTTGGCAACAAGAGAAGAGTGTATGTTCGACGTAGGGTGGGCAAAAGATATAAATGAGTGTCTCTTGCCAACAGTTAAACACGGAGGGGGTAGTATTATGGTGTGGGGTGCCATTTCAGCCTCAGGAACAGGTGCCTTAGTGAAAATTGATGGCACAATGGATAAGAAAGCATATCACAACATTCTGGTGAGGCAGGGAGTACCATCTGGGAGTCGTCTTATTGGGCTTGGATTTATTTTCCAAGAGGACAATGACCCTAAACATTCTCCTATCTATTGCCGGAACTACCTGCGACAGAAGGAATCTGCTGGAACATTGAAAATGATGGACTGGCCCCCTCAAAGTCCAGACCTGAATCCCATCGAGCAAATTTGGGGCGAGATGGAAAATAAACTGGACAGATCTAAAGTACATTCAAAGGAAAGCCTTTGGCTTGAGTTGCAGAAGGCATGGGATAAAATTAGTGTTGAAGTTCTCAGGAAATATATTGACACTATGCCAGAGAGATGTgctgctgtaattgctgcaaaaGGTGGACGTACCATATATTAAAGTTAAAAGTGGATAAAAACAGTAGGACTCCatctgttatttgtttgtgctCAGAGCAACCATCTGCATGTTTCATGAAcattatgaaattaaatcatgttttgGAGGCAAAAAAAAGGTCAATTTTGTCCGATCCTAAAGGTGTTCTAATAATTTTGGCCACCACTGTACATGTGATCTCAGCCACATGATCCCCACACTCCAGGGGGTCTTCATCGTGGCCAGCTGCCATTTTGAAAGCACACTtaatcacacaaacatctgcataTAATAAGTACACTTTCAGTTAGTTTGTGGTTTTCTTCAACACACGTgtcttcattaatgttgcataagggTGAATTGTttcaacctctacactgtcaataACTACATATCCTTCAATTTTGCTAACTACTGACGTTATCATTTTGGttagttattaatttaattatttatcagagttccaaatttgtagttagGTGCCCGAGCTAGCTTTACTGAATTCaagttaatatttaatattcatatttgtaatattaatattgagTATTTTTTCTGATAAAATTTATTGAATTCCCAAAGGCAGACCAATTAATGGTATATGATTCGAGGTACCTACCCTGTACGAGCAAAGTTGCCCAAGTAGCTCATCATGATTCTGCttaactcttcctcctcttctgtgcATTTATCTGAAACAATGATAATGTGGTAAAACACTTAACCATGAACACAAACCACAGCAGATCACCACATGTCTGGTGGTCTATTGAGCTAaggtttaagtttaagttttaCATTGAGCTTACCAAGCAACTTGACGTGGGTGGTTGTGAAACAGAATCCTGATACTGTGAGGATTTCATCTCCATGGTCACTCCCAACAAAGCTCGGCCTTTTTCGCTTCAGGGCAATGGGAGCATGCTGGTACTCATACAGGTAAACAGGGGCGCCTGCATCTGGTGGCAGATAAATGGGTGGGATACAGTAGATATTGTTTATGAAAATGTGGGACAATAAATTATAATTGATGCTTCTTAAATTGccacaggaagaaaaataatcagAGACTCGgtgatgaaaatgtgaaaataaagtatttagTTTAGGTTATGTTATTTTATAAGGTGAACATCTGTCTACAGTGTTAAATTGAGaaatgtggagcatcttgttagATTATACTTAATGAATAAGGAAATactgtggcgtgcactcatgggtgtgtcctctcacccagtggtcgatgggaaatgtaaagtctgtagctatatatacttcccgtatggggaacatgtgcctgttcttcctggctactgaataaacaacagtaagcagtacctgcgtctctgcctttccttgtcctgccacaatacTTCATTTGTTGGCTCCtcagcaccacattatcataaatattgggctttgaaaagattgtgcaACAAAATGTGTCAATTCTGAAAGAAGAACAACTCAGTCTTGGGAGGAAATTGCATCATTTGTTGAGGAGGAAATCATTTCTTAGTTACTCAAGGACTGGTTCTCCTTGCTGCTTATTTACAAAATTTTCCATTTTAGAAATATCTCTTGTAAATCTACAACTTCATTGTTGTAATATTAAAAATTTACCCTTGTAATATCACAACCTTATTTGTGTAATATAATGGCTGTTTTCTCATTAAACTCACACTtaattctcataatattatgaaTTTATTCTCGTAATAACACAACTGAATTtctgtaatatatatatttatttttctagaaAAATTACGACTTCATTCTTGAAATATACAATTTCTTTTCTACACTGTAGCCCTAATACTCATATTAATATGtcatattaaatacatttacattagcATGTATAGAAAATTACCTCTGTGGGCCATTGCAGTCTTGATAGCTggaatgttaaataaaacatctccCAGCAACTGAGTGAatccatttctgtttttcactcGATCTTCACCGGTTCCGATGTATTCCTCTAAAATCATATCTCTCAGGATTGCAGTTTTGGGCTTGAGAAAAAACAATGAACACGTTTGTTTAAGAAACTTGAGTAAGATAAAAACAGAGTGATGCTGTAATGTGTGGCAGTGTTTGTCTTACATCACTGATAAACCCGGAGACTATGTTGACCACATGCTCCCGATCTAATCCCTCAATCCAGTCTGGAGGAGACATAAACTGAGGAAAGAGGCAGCTGCAGTTAAGGTTCTAGACACGCACAGCAGCAAAACAAGTGAACATCAGCAACATATTTCAGGAACAATCATTCACTTAGcacttacacttggaagtaacCAGCCACCTTCATCATTATTAACACCGGTCATTACAGGCAGAGTGGGAAATGCCTTTTCCAGGAAAATCTCATTCACAGTTTTAGTGAGAAAGTGTCCATCAATGGTTACACCATATTTCAAGGTTTCCATctggagatttaaaaaaaagttattgattcacaggaatcttaaggccggcgcatgcttctgcgttttcaggggcccggaagcgcaagagcccttccgggccccttacgtgcttcAGATCCCTTCTTAcatgcttacgtgcgtcgcccaatttttctaactagacggcaaagctccgcaagcctcacgAAGCCCGcaaagctgtgattggtctgctaactacatcctttcaggagtcgcatttccggtttcatgccccataatactgGCAGAAACCACAaaagatttagaagaatgaatatggaccaaatagaagagcgtttggcagaagggaattgaaactatgaccactagtataacccgtcaccgACTGGCgtatttgtccgccagaaaaaggctatgaggagccgccgtaaataaacagtcgacgacgattgccacacacgaagaagagccgacttcgacaaaaaacattactccgcctagtggtctggcggtgaattgatTTGCATCAAGCGCAACCATTGGGGAACtataaattaaaacgagtcccacgacacagctgcgtgaaaagccgcagacgccgttgcagaagcatgtgcCGGCCTTTACAGAGGACGTAGGCACACGGTCAATTAATCACATCGGctgtgtatataatatatctcACCAGTGTAATTGTCAGAACAGAATCGAAGTCCAGGTTTTTCAAGCAGTGGCTGATCTTCTCTGTGCTTTCCAGGCTACAGCCAGATATATTTGCTACCATCTGAGGAAAGACCCAAGAGGATCCATCTCAGCACTTCAGAAATCCAATTATATTCTTATGCGCTGATCAATGTACAGTTAAGTATGCACATCGTTGCTTCACCTGTGCCACTGAAAGAGGATCACTCATTAAGAGTGCATCCATTGCAGCAGTGCCGCTCTCAGCGATGCCACGGTGGAGCAGGCCTTCGGTCAATGGTGAGAGGAGCTGTTGGTTAAAGCATCAGAAGAAGTGACAGCTGTGTTTACTCTGTCCAATTTGTGCTACTTTAAAAAAAcctggcggcctccgtagagaagacccgctcctgatgtaaatataaagtatttcaatataaaagggcccattctagggttaggaaaacaacaatttgtccagtttggatgaaacacacgagtgaaaacaccacaaggattattttacacactggaccttcaaACTTGGAGGTCCCACCTCTGCAGATTGATCCTTACCAGGAGGGACACGCTGGTTCCACCAGCAGACTCCCCAAATATCGTTACTGAACCTGGGTCTCCGCCAAAGCTGTGAATGTGCTTCTGGGTCCACCTCAGAGCTTCAACCTGGTCCAACAAGCCAAAGTTCCCGGACATGTGCTCATCTCCAGTGCTGCAGAGAACCATATACTGTGGTTATAGTCTACCAGGCTACGTTCGCACAAGCTGGTTAAGTGAGCATTTTGTTCACATGTGGCACAGGTCAGGAACAAAGGAGAAGCATGAAATCcttgtattttcattgtaactGTGCTTAGAAAGTCCAATCATTTTTTACCTGAGAAGGCCCAGGAATCCCAAGCGGTACTGGATCATAACTACGACCACATCCTGGTAAGCAGCCAGGGCGGAGCCATCGTAAATTGAGGCTGACCCAATAGTAAACGCTCCGCCATGGATCCAGACCATGACCTGTTCAAATACAGAAACCCCATCAAGTTTAGACATTATGAATTTCTTAAAAGTAATCAAACCAAGTAATCAAACTTTTCCAGAGCTAAACCTAAGTGATGGATTTTGTTTACAGTACCTTGACTCAGCTCTTaccaccacaaactctcttgacatcttggTCAGTGCCTTCTAACATATGGCTCCGCTTTTTCATACTGagaattattttttcatttttgcacacacatgcaacaagGACTTCTTACCGGGAGCTTGGCATCTTGAGATCTGTTTGCAGGGGTGTAGATGTTGAGGTAGAGGCAGTCTTCTGAAATGTCCGGGACATGTGCCACCGCCATGTCGATTTTAGCCATCAGATCTAtaacaaactgtttattctgaACACACCTGAAAGGGGGAAGTATTTCATCAAGTATTGGACGTGATTCCCACCGGTGAGACATGCAACAGCTGGGGCACATGGATGCCTTACATGGGCGGCTGCTTGGTAGCGTCTCTCATTCCCTCCCATCCCTCTGCAGGCTGGGGTGCAGCCAGTCTCAGAGCAGGGTCTACAGGTGGCTTGGCAAACGGGACCGCCAGGAAGGCGTGGACCCCGGGCTCCTTCCCCCTCACACTCACATACTCACCTCTCAGGCTCCCGAGCTCCGTGTGAACTTCAGGTGCTGTCAGAATAAAGTGGGACTCAGTAGAGAATCCGAATGTGACACTTCACAAGGACAAAATCATGAAGTTTAGATTTGTAACAAATATAAGGTCTCCAAACATTCAGGTTCTTCACGAGGAGGTTGTATCATATTACACATTCCTACTCATTATCTACCTGTGGGTGAGTGGGGTACACACCCTCAGTTCCAAGCCCTGTGTTGGTCAGTTTACGTGAGAATGAAATCAATATGACAAAGGGTTATCTTAAATGGAGGAGCAGTGTGCGTGTGAC
This window encodes:
- the LOC133008765 gene encoding LOW QUALITY PROTEIN: carboxylesterase 5A-like (The sequence of the model RefSeq protein was modified relative to this genomic sequence to represent the inferred CDS: deleted 2 bases in 1 codon), producing MESRAKQTVLRLLSVLSVCAAAAAAAAAAVLLLLLLLLLLAAAAAAAAAAAAAAAAAAADPQAPEVHTELGSLRGEYVSVRGKEPGVHAFLAVPFAKPPVDPALRLAAPQPAEGWEGMRDATKQPPMCVQNKQFVIDLMAKIDMAVAHVPDISEDCLYLNIYTPANRSQDAKLPVMVWIHGGAFTIGSASIYDGSALAAYQDVVVVMIQYRLGFLGLLSTGDEHMSGNFGLLDQVEALRWTQKHIHSFGGDPGSVTIFGESAGGTSVSLLLLSPLTEGLLHRGIAESGTAAMDALLMSDPLSVAQMVANISGCSLESTEKISHCLKNLDFDSVLTITLMETLKYGVTIDGHFLTKTVNEIFLEKAFPTLPVMTGVNNDEGGWLLPSFMSPPDWIEGLDREHVVNIVSGFISDPKTAILRDMILEEYIGTGEDRVKNRNGFTQLLGDVLFNIPAIKTAMAHRDAGAPVYLYEYQHAPIALKRKRPSFVGSDHGDEILTVSGFCFTTTHVKLLDKCTEEEEELSRIMMSYLGNFARTGSPNGDGLVHWPKYGAEEEYLSIALKEQTPARQLKKERFVFMTQTLPEKPRRYAEQVERGEL